A portion of the Chromobacterium sp. IIBBL 290-4 genome contains these proteins:
- the kup gene encoding low affinity potassium transporter Kup, producing MQDHNKQAMAGLTLAALGVVYGDIGTSPLYTLRECFVSQNIPTTPDNIFGILSLIFWSLIFVVSVKYVAFVLRADNRGEGGIMALMALARHYTTHAARWKIVMLGLFGAALFYGDAIITPAVSVLSAAEGMEVVSSGLEAYVLPMSVCVLVALFLLQKHGTASVGLLFGPVMTVWFAILGIIGLNQIMQQPAVLQALNPWHAVSFLTQHGFHAFLTLGSVVLALTGAEALYADMGHFGNKPIRRAWFGLVLPGLALNYFGQGALLMRDPSAIKNPFFLAAPDWALLPMIGLATLATVIASQAVISGAYSLTRQAMLLGYCPRLAVSHTSEKEIGQIYMPFINWALLVAVLVVVLTFKTSSSLAAAYGIAVTGTMLITTMLFFVVARVNWRWPLPLALGITIVFGVIDTAFFAANVHKVADGGWLPLVLGMIIFTLMGTWKQGREILFKRLRDQALPLDDFIRNLEAYPPARVEGTAVFLTSTLHGVPHALLHNLKHNKVLHERVVLMTVRTEDIPFVPEDERLDIVQMSASFWRVVARYGFKEEPNVLEVLEKCGQEGFAMEVMDTSFFLSRETIVATEHPGMARWREKLFVWMSKNALRATDFFQVPANRVVELGAQVEL from the coding sequence ATGCAGGATCACAATAAACAGGCGATGGCTGGCCTGACCCTGGCTGCGCTCGGCGTGGTATACGGCGATATCGGCACCAGCCCGCTCTATACCTTGCGCGAGTGTTTCGTCAGCCAGAACATCCCCACCACGCCGGACAATATCTTCGGCATTCTGTCGCTGATCTTCTGGTCGCTGATCTTCGTGGTGTCGGTCAAATACGTGGCCTTCGTGCTGCGCGCCGACAACCGCGGCGAAGGCGGCATCATGGCGCTGATGGCGCTGGCGCGGCACTACACCACCCATGCCGCCCGCTGGAAGATCGTGATGCTGGGCCTGTTCGGCGCGGCGCTGTTCTATGGCGACGCCATCATCACCCCGGCCGTGTCGGTGCTGTCCGCCGCCGAAGGCATGGAGGTCGTTTCCTCCGGCCTGGAGGCCTATGTGCTGCCGATGTCGGTCTGCGTGCTGGTGGCGCTGTTTCTGCTGCAGAAACACGGCACCGCCAGCGTCGGCCTGCTGTTCGGACCGGTGATGACGGTCTGGTTCGCCATTCTCGGCATCATCGGCCTGAACCAGATCATGCAGCAGCCGGCCGTATTGCAGGCGCTCAATCCCTGGCACGCGGTCAGCTTCCTGACCCAGCACGGCTTCCACGCCTTCCTGACCCTGGGCTCGGTGGTGCTGGCGTTGACCGGTGCCGAAGCGCTGTACGCCGACATGGGCCACTTCGGCAACAAGCCCATCCGCCGCGCCTGGTTCGGCCTGGTGCTGCCCGGCCTGGCGCTGAACTACTTCGGCCAAGGCGCGCTGCTGATGCGCGACCCGTCCGCCATCAAGAACCCCTTCTTCCTGGCCGCGCCCGATTGGGCGCTGCTGCCCATGATAGGCCTGGCCACGCTGGCCACCGTCATCGCCTCGCAAGCGGTCATTTCCGGCGCCTATTCGCTGACCCGCCAGGCCATGCTGCTGGGCTACTGCCCGCGTCTGGCCGTCAGCCACACCTCGGAAAAGGAAATCGGCCAGATCTACATGCCCTTCATCAACTGGGCGCTGCTGGTGGCCGTGCTGGTGGTGGTGCTGACCTTCAAGACCTCGTCCAGCCTGGCAGCCGCCTACGGCATCGCAGTGACCGGCACCATGCTGATCACCACCATGCTGTTCTTCGTGGTGGCGCGCGTGAACTGGCGCTGGCCGCTGCCGCTGGCGCTGGGCATCACCATCGTGTTCGGCGTGATCGACACCGCCTTCTTCGCCGCCAATGTCCACAAGGTGGCGGACGGCGGCTGGCTGCCGCTGGTGTTGGGCATGATCATCTTCACCTTGATGGGCACCTGGAAACAGGGCCGCGAAATCCTGTTCAAGCGCCTGCGCGATCAAGCCCTGCCGCTGGACGATTTCATCCGCAACCTGGAAGCCTATCCGCCGGCGCGGGTGGAGGGCACGGCTGTCTTCCTCACCAGCACGCTGCACGGCGTGCCGCATGCGCTGCTGCATAATCTCAAGCACAACAAGGTGCTGCATGAGCGGGTGGTATTGATGACGGTGCGCACCGAGGACATCCCCTTCGTGCCGGAAGACGAAAGACTGGACATCGTGCAGATGTCGGCCTCGTTCTGGCGCGTGGTAGCGCGTTACGGCTTCAAGGAAGAGCCCAATGTGCTAGAGGTGCTGGAGAAGTGCGGCCAGGAAGGCTTCGCCATGGAAGTGATGGATACGTCCTTCTTCCTGTCGCGCGAAACCATCGTCGCCACCGAGCACCCCGGCATGGCGCGCTGGCGCGAAAAGCTGTTCGTCTGGATGAGCAAGAACGCGCTGCGCGCGACCGACTTCTTCCAGGTGCCCGCCAACCGGGTGGTGGAGCTGGGCGCGCAAGTCGAGCTGTAA
- a CDS encoding proline--tRNA ligase, which translates to MRASQFFISTLKEAPADADITSQKLMIRAGFIRKHAAGIYSWMPMGLRVLRKVETIIREEMNRAGSIEVSLPVVQPAELWQETGRWDAMGAELLRFKDRHDRDFALQPTAEEVITDIARRELRSYRALPKNFFQIQTKFRDERRPRFGVMRGREFTMKDAYSFDRSAEDAGKSYDNMYAAYRRIFDRFGLTYRAVAADTGAIGGDRSHEFQVIADTGEDAIVYCPQSEYAANIELAEAVAPAGERAAAAAALSKVHTPKIKTIAELVDFLKIDIKQTVKAVVVEGEEGEAVLMLVRGDHELNEVKAQKVAGIKNPLAFASPAAIRDAFGANPGSLGPVGFKGRVIADRTVAKMADFAIGANEDDQHYTGANFGRDCAEPEVCDIRNVVEGDASPDGLGVLAIQRGIEVGHVFYLGTKYSAAMNATFLDEDGKPKPFEMGCYGIGVTRILGAAIEQNYDDKGMIWPDSIAPFAVVLCPVGYDRSEAVKEAADKLYADLAAKGVDVILDDRGERPGAMFADWELIGAPHRVTIGDRGLKEGKVEYQHRRDSEATAVAADAILEHVLSKLA; encoded by the coding sequence ATGCGCGCATCGCAGTTTTTCATTTCCACCCTGAAAGAGGCGCCCGCCGACGCCGACATCACCAGCCAGAAACTGATGATCCGCGCCGGCTTCATCCGCAAGCACGCCGCCGGCATCTATTCCTGGATGCCGATGGGCCTGCGCGTGCTGCGCAAGGTTGAAACCATCATTCGCGAGGAAATGAACCGCGCCGGCTCCATCGAAGTGAGCCTGCCGGTGGTGCAGCCGGCCGAACTGTGGCAGGAAACCGGCCGCTGGGACGCGATGGGCGCCGAACTGCTGCGCTTCAAAGACCGCCATGACCGCGATTTCGCCCTGCAGCCGACCGCCGAGGAAGTGATCACCGACATCGCCCGCCGCGAGCTGCGCAGCTACCGCGCGCTGCCGAAGAACTTCTTCCAGATCCAGACCAAGTTCCGCGACGAGCGCCGTCCGCGTTTCGGCGTGATGCGCGGCCGCGAGTTCACCATGAAGGACGCGTATTCGTTTGACCGCAGCGCCGAGGACGCCGGCAAGAGCTACGACAATATGTACGCCGCCTATCGCCGCATCTTCGACCGCTTCGGCCTGACCTACCGCGCGGTGGCGGCCGATACCGGCGCCATTGGCGGCGACCGCTCGCATGAATTCCAGGTGATCGCCGACACCGGCGAGGACGCCATCGTTTACTGTCCGCAATCGGAATACGCCGCCAATATCGAGCTGGCCGAAGCCGTAGCGCCGGCAGGCGAGCGCGCGGCCGCGGCAGCCGCCTTGAGCAAGGTGCATACGCCCAAGATCAAAACCATCGCCGAACTGGTCGATTTCCTGAAGATAGACATCAAGCAGACCGTCAAGGCGGTGGTGGTGGAAGGCGAAGAGGGCGAAGCGGTGCTGATGCTGGTGCGCGGCGACCACGAATTGAACGAGGTGAAGGCCCAGAAAGTGGCCGGCATCAAGAACCCGCTGGCCTTCGCCAGCCCGGCCGCCATCCGCGACGCCTTCGGCGCCAACCCCGGCTCGCTGGGCCCGGTGGGCTTCAAGGGGCGCGTCATCGCCGACCGCACCGTGGCCAAGATGGCCGACTTCGCCATCGGCGCCAACGAGGACGACCAGCACTATACCGGCGCCAACTTCGGCCGCGACTGCGCTGAGCCGGAAGTGTGCGACATCCGCAACGTGGTGGAAGGCGACGCGTCGCCGGACGGCCTGGGCGTGCTGGCCATCCAGCGCGGCATCGAAGTGGGCCACGTGTTCTACCTGGGCACCAAGTACTCGGCCGCGATGAACGCCACCTTCCTGGACGAAGACGGCAAGCCGAAACCGTTCGAGATGGGCTGCTACGGCATCGGCGTGACCCGCATCCTGGGCGCCGCCATCGAGCAGAACTACGACGACAAGGGCATGATCTGGCCCGATTCCATCGCCCCGTTCGCGGTGGTGCTGTGCCCGGTGGGCTATGACCGCTCCGAAGCGGTGAAGGAAGCCGCCGACAAGCTGTACGCCGATCTGGCCGCCAAGGGCGTGGATGTGATTCTGGACGACCGCGGCGAGCGCCCGGGCGCGATGTTCGCCGATTGGGAGCTGATCGGCGCGCCGCACCGTGTCACCATCGGCGACCGCGGCCTGAAGGAAGGCAAGGTCGAGTACCAGCACCGCCGCGACAGCGAAGCCACCGCCGTCGCCGCCGATGCTATTCTGGAGCATGTCCTCTCCAAGCTGGCCTGA
- a CDS encoding lytic transglycosylase domain-containing protein, whose translation MVLAAILLSAPAWAGAQKEEALSANVASAMSRSISDVNAPKLVFDDPREGQAWLAEMSSRLQKKIPDPWVRERLLTAIQYEAVRAGLDPQLVLGLIQVESGFNKYAISGAGARGLMQVMPFWTRHIGTPQHNLFDLTTNLRYGCTILRYYLDVERGNLFRALGRYNGSLGRPEYPDRVVGAWKKRWAWTPPAGLRLAADKRPR comes from the coding sequence TTGGTCCTGGCCGCCATTTTGCTGTCCGCGCCCGCTTGGGCCGGCGCGCAAAAAGAGGAGGCCTTGTCCGCCAACGTGGCCTCGGCGATGAGCCGCTCCATTTCCGACGTCAACGCGCCCAAGCTGGTGTTCGACGATCCGCGCGAAGGCCAGGCCTGGCTGGCCGAGATGTCATCCCGGCTGCAAAAGAAAATTCCGGACCCCTGGGTGCGCGAGCGCCTGCTCACCGCCATCCAGTACGAAGCCGTTCGCGCCGGGCTCGATCCGCAATTGGTGTTGGGCCTGATTCAAGTGGAGAGCGGCTTCAATAAATACGCCATCTCCGGAGCCGGCGCACGCGGCCTGATGCAGGTGATGCCGTTCTGGACCCGCCATATCGGCACGCCGCAGCATAATCTGTTCGACCTCACCACCAATCTGCGCTATGGCTGCACTATCCTGCGCTACTACCTGGACGTGGAGCGCGGCAATCTGTTCCGCGCGCTGGGCCGCTACAACGGCAGCCTGGGACGGCCGGAATACCCGGACCGGGTGGTGGGCGCCTGGAAGAAGCGCTGGGCCTGGACGCCGCCTGCGGGCTTGCGCCTGGCGGCCGACAAGCGGCCGCGTTGA
- a CDS encoding ATP-binding cassette domain-containing protein: MNTLILRQVGIAYPGRVIAENLSLQLEPGIHQLRGRNGSGKSSLLRTLAGAQAGYVGNVSLNGIAERTQPVDYRRQLCFSGSEDLPLPWLTPAQFQHMAAQLFPDFDMARWLKLLRDFAVEAMAEQPMSHLSLGSRHKFQHALALASQTALLLFDEPFNALDQASLRVLETEMLEAKRRGAIVLFTSHQAQIALPTDSEWEIGDSRLARLAKASDPLLIEPA, from the coding sequence ATGAATACCCTAATCTTGCGACAAGTGGGCATCGCCTATCCTGGCCGAGTGATCGCGGAAAACCTGTCCTTGCAACTGGAGCCTGGCATCCATCAATTGCGCGGCCGCAATGGCAGCGGCAAATCCAGCCTGCTGCGGACACTGGCCGGCGCGCAGGCCGGCTATGTCGGCAACGTTTCGCTCAATGGCATAGCCGAGCGCACGCAGCCGGTCGACTACCGTCGCCAGCTGTGCTTTTCCGGCAGCGAGGATTTGCCGCTGCCCTGGTTGACTCCCGCGCAATTCCAGCACATGGCCGCGCAGCTGTTTCCCGATTTCGACATGGCTCGCTGGCTCAAACTATTGCGTGATTTCGCGGTGGAAGCGATGGCGGAGCAGCCGATGTCGCACTTGTCGCTGGGCAGCCGCCACAAGTTCCAGCATGCGCTGGCCTTGGCCAGCCAAACCGCGCTCTTGCTGTTCGACGAGCCCTTCAACGCGCTGGATCAGGCTTCGCTGCGGGTATTGGAAACAGAGATGCTGGAGGCGAAACGGCGCGGCGCCATCGTGCTGTTCACCAGCCATCAAGCGCAGATTGCTTTGCCAACCGACAGCGAATGGGAAATCGGCGACAGCCGCCTCGCGCGGCTGGCCAAGGCCAGCGACCCTTTATTGATTGAACCCGCGTAG
- a CDS encoding MarR family winged helix-turn-helix transcriptional regulator, with protein sequence MQQAPDQIDRIVALWNEVRPDLDTSATEVIGRIVRMEYFITRRVLQDLARHNLNVGEFDVLAALRRGGEPYQLSPNQLQGMVLISSGALTNRINRLEEAALVSRSPDPDDRRGVIVTLTPKGFQVIEDAAGHHLAAEAELLDMLSEEERQTLAGLLKKMLQSQED encoded by the coding sequence ATGCAGCAAGCACCAGACCAGATTGACCGTATCGTCGCCCTGTGGAACGAAGTCCGCCCCGACCTCGACACCTCCGCCACCGAAGTGATCGGCCGCATTGTGCGGATGGAATACTTCATCACCCGCCGGGTTTTGCAGGATTTGGCACGCCATAATCTCAATGTAGGCGAATTCGACGTGCTGGCGGCCCTGCGCCGCGGCGGCGAACCGTATCAGTTGTCGCCCAACCAGCTGCAAGGCATGGTGCTGATTTCCTCCGGCGCGCTGACCAATCGCATCAACCGGCTGGAAGAGGCCGCACTGGTGAGCCGCTCGCCCGATCCGGACGACCGCCGCGGCGTGATCGTCACCTTGACGCCCAAAGGCTTCCAGGTGATAGAAGACGCCGCCGGCCATCACTTGGCCGCAGAGGCCGAGTTGCTGGACATGCTCAGCGAGGAAGAGCGCCAAACGCTGGCCGGCCTGCTGAAGAAGATGCTGCAGTCGCAAGAAGACTAA
- the guaD gene encoding guanine deaminase: MKTAVRGDVLTFRGNPFRQAEQDSLVFQRDALVVMENGRIAACGPAAELLATLTPDVALTHYPDHLILPGFIDCHVHYPQTEMMAAFGEQLLDWLHHYTFVTEQGFADELHAREVAQVFLSEQLRNGVTTGCVFGTVHPASVEMLFQEAARINLRILAGKVCMDRHAPDALLDTPLTAYEDSRALIERWHGQGRAEYVITPRFAPTSSHGQLEMLGALAAEFPDVAIQSHISENLDEIAWVKQLFPGCRDYASVYQRYGLLRPRAIYGHGIHLSGEELDAFRDSGASLAHCPTSNFFLGSGSLNLRPCVESARPIPLGLGTDLGAGTSFSMLQTMNAAYMAAQSHGKPLSAVQAFYLATRGGAEALGIADKVGSIAPGMEADLAVLNLRSTPLLDFRMRYARDLSEALFIQMMLGDDRAVAATYVSGSKAYQRLLV, from the coding sequence TTGAAAACAGCGGTACGCGGCGATGTGCTGACCTTCCGGGGCAATCCCTTCCGGCAGGCCGAGCAGGATAGCCTGGTGTTCCAGCGCGACGCGCTGGTGGTGATGGAAAATGGCCGCATCGCGGCATGCGGGCCGGCGGCTGAGCTATTGGCCACGCTGACGCCGGATGTGGCTTTGACGCACTATCCCGACCATCTGATCCTGCCGGGCTTCATCGATTGCCACGTCCATTATCCGCAAACCGAGATGATGGCCGCCTTCGGCGAGCAGCTGCTGGACTGGCTGCATCATTACACCTTCGTCACCGAGCAGGGCTTCGCCGACGAGCTGCATGCGCGCGAAGTGGCCCAGGTCTTCTTGTCCGAGCAGCTGCGCAACGGCGTCACCACCGGCTGCGTGTTTGGCACGGTGCACCCGGCCTCGGTGGAAATGCTGTTCCAGGAAGCGGCGCGCATCAATTTGCGCATTCTGGCCGGCAAGGTGTGCATGGATCGCCATGCGCCGGACGCCTTGCTGGATACGCCGCTGACCGCTTACGAGGATTCGCGCGCGCTGATCGAGCGCTGGCATGGCCAGGGCCGCGCCGAATACGTCATCACCCCGCGCTTCGCTCCCACCTCCAGCCATGGCCAATTGGAAATGCTGGGGGCGCTGGCGGCGGAGTTTCCCGATGTCGCCATCCAGTCGCATATTTCGGAAAACCTAGACGAGATCGCCTGGGTCAAGCAGCTGTTCCCCGGTTGCCGCGACTACGCCAGCGTCTATCAGCGCTACGGGCTGCTGCGGCCGCGCGCCATCTATGGCCATGGCATCCATCTGTCCGGTGAGGAGCTGGATGCCTTCCGCGACAGCGGCGCCTCGCTGGCGCATTGCCCGACTTCCAATTTCTTCCTCGGCTCCGGCAGCCTGAACCTGCGCCCTTGCGTGGAGAGCGCGCGCCCGATTCCGCTCGGCCTCGGCACCGATCTGGGCGCCGGCACCAGCTTCTCCATGCTGCAGACGATGAATGCGGCCTATATGGCGGCGCAGAGCCACGGCAAGCCGCTGTCCGCCGTTCAGGCTTTCTATCTGGCCACCCGCGGCGGGGCCGAAGCGCTGGGCATCGCCGACAAGGTCGGCAGCATCGCGCCGGGCATGGAGGCCGATCTGGCGGTGCTCAATCTGCGCTCCACGCCGCTGCTGGATTTCCGCATGCGCTATGCCCGCGACCTCTCCGAAGCCCTGTTCATCCAGATGATGCTGGGCGACGACCGTGCGGTGGCGGCGACGTATGTCAGTGGATCAAAGGCGTATCAACGACTACTGGTTTGA
- a CDS encoding carboxymuconolactone decarboxylase family protein — MRVDYTQLSPKAYQGLLACKNALAESPLGLPLIELAYLRIAQLNGCVFCLKLHSHALRRKGESQEKLDALAGWDVAEEKLFTPRERAALAWTEAVTRIGESRAPDSLYQSLREHFSDAEISDLTLAIALMNAFTRIAVAVRQ; from the coding sequence ATGAGAGTGGATTACACCCAACTGTCGCCCAAGGCTTACCAGGGCCTGCTGGCCTGCAAGAACGCGCTGGCGGAAAGCCCGCTGGGCCTGCCTTTGATCGAATTGGCTTATTTGAGGATCGCCCAGCTCAACGGCTGCGTGTTCTGCCTGAAATTGCACAGCCATGCGCTGCGCCGCAAGGGCGAAAGCCAGGAAAAACTGGATGCGCTGGCTGGATGGGATGTGGCGGAAGAAAAGCTGTTCACCCCGCGGGAAAGAGCCGCGCTGGCCTGGACCGAAGCGGTGACCCGCATCGGCGAAAGCCGCGCGCCGGACAGCCTGTATCAAAGCCTGCGCGAGCACTTCAGCGACGCGGAAATCTCCGACCTGACGCTGGCCATCGCCTTGATGAACGCCTTCACCCGCATTGCGGTGGCGGTGAGGCAGTAA
- a CDS encoding DUF2798 domain-containing protein: MSPALRQRLLFSSLMSAAMSLIMTAWFTALNHGLHADFASLWLRAFGLAWPLALASVLLLAPSLQRLTRALLARFDSSAGDTPALNTKGARS; this comes from the coding sequence ATGTCCCCCGCCCTTCGCCAACGCCTGCTGTTCTCGTCGCTGATGTCGGCGGCGATGTCCTTGATCATGACGGCCTGGTTCACCGCGCTGAATCACGGCCTGCATGCCGACTTCGCCTCGCTGTGGCTGCGCGCCTTCGGCCTGGCCTGGCCGCTGGCCCTGGCGTCGGTATTGTTGCTGGCCCCGTCGCTGCAGCGACTGACGCGGGCGCTGCTGGCGCGCTTCGACTCATCCGCCGGCGACACGCCGGCCCTCAACACCAAAGGAGCAAGATCATGA
- a CDS encoding LysR family transcriptional regulator — protein MLDDLELFVAIVDAGSLNAAAKRLGMPAPTLTRRLQALEARLGCKLLSRSARRMAPSNEGWQYYERCKPLLTALRQETAALDGALNRVEGVVRLLAPLSMANDMLVPVWSRLLRDHPQLRLELKLNNSLDDLYSGMADLALRVGEQSDASLRQRRLGAVRTILVASPAYAAAHAMPGTPQELAAHKLLLAEPFERWKLRHRESGEEAVWPVEPAVRTNDMLLTRRLAEEGAGIAVSPLSICHRQLADGRLVRVLGEWEIATRPVYAVWPERRVLPARVRMVLDALLEFAADLPQLQG, from the coding sequence ATGCTGGATGATCTGGAACTATTTGTGGCGATTGTCGATGCCGGCAGCCTGAATGCCGCGGCCAAGCGGCTGGGCATGCCGGCCCCGACTCTGACCCGCCGGCTGCAGGCCTTGGAGGCCAGACTGGGCTGCAAGCTGCTGAGCCGCAGCGCGCGGCGGATGGCGCCGAGCAATGAGGGCTGGCAATACTACGAGCGCTGCAAGCCTTTGCTGACGGCTTTGCGGCAGGAGACGGCGGCCCTGGATGGCGCGCTGAACCGGGTGGAGGGCGTGGTGAGGCTGTTGGCGCCCTTGAGCATGGCCAATGACATGCTGGTGCCGGTGTGGTCGCGCTTGCTGCGCGATCATCCGCAGCTCAGGCTGGAGTTGAAGCTGAACAACAGCCTGGATGATTTATACAGCGGCATGGCCGATCTGGCCTTGCGGGTGGGCGAGCAGTCGGATGCCTCGCTGCGGCAGCGCAGGCTGGGCGCGGTGCGCACCATCCTGGTGGCGTCGCCCGCTTATGCGGCTGCGCATGCCATGCCGGGAACGCCGCAGGAGCTGGCTGCGCACAAGCTATTGCTGGCCGAGCCGTTCGAGCGCTGGAAGCTTAGGCATAGGGAGAGCGGAGAAGAGGCGGTTTGGCCTGTCGAACCGGCGGTGCGGACCAACGATATGCTGCTGACGCGCCGCCTGGCCGAGGAAGGCGCGGGCATCGCGGTCAGTCCGCTCAGCATTTGCCATCGGCAATTGGCGGATGGCCGCTTGGTCCGGGTGTTGGGCGAATGGGAAATCGCCACCCGGCCGGTTTACGCGGTGTGGCCGGAGCGGCGCGTGTTGCCGGCGAGGGTGAGGATGGTGCTGGATGCGCTGCTGGAGTTTGCGGCCGACCTGCCGCAGTTGCAGGGCTGA
- a CDS encoding RDD family protein, producing MTDTPPSLARCLASLFYESLLIVAMMLISSAVLTPLQLMLGQDSWLLHSLIQLAVAGVLFAYFGYCWTRSGQTAAMKTWHIRLVRADGQLLGWPQALMRYAIAAMLFVGLPVISYLGWQRSYGDHPALKWLALLWWLVPFLSRFYDKDRRHLHDRLAGTRLLLLPKPARGGK from the coding sequence ATGACCGATACCCCGCCCAGCCTGGCGCGCTGCCTGGCCAGCCTGTTTTACGAATCGCTGCTCATCGTCGCCATGATGCTGATCAGCAGCGCCGTGCTCACGCCTTTGCAACTGATGCTGGGCCAGGACTCCTGGCTGCTGCACAGCCTGATCCAGTTAGCCGTCGCCGGCGTGCTGTTCGCCTATTTCGGCTATTGCTGGACCCGCAGCGGCCAGACCGCGGCGATGAAAACCTGGCATATCCGGCTGGTGCGCGCCGACGGCCAATTGCTGGGCTGGCCGCAGGCGCTGATGCGCTACGCCATCGCCGCCATGCTGTTTGTCGGCCTGCCAGTGATCTCCTACCTGGGCTGGCAGCGCAGCTACGGCGACCACCCAGCCCTGAAGTGGCTGGCGCTGCTGTGGTGGCTGGTGCCCTTCCTGTCCCGCTTCTACGATAAAGACCGCCGCCACCTGCACGACAGGCTGGCCGGCACCCGCCTGCTGCTGCTGCCCAAGCCGGCGCGCGGCGGAAAGTAA
- a CDS encoding DUF3106 domain-containing protein yields MTSFPRLFAAAALLAGLCSPASQASPPSDPRWEQLGVEQQQVLAPLAGEWNRYSAEKKQHLLDIVPRYRALPAEQKQRVQQNLKAWSELTPQQRHEIRGNWDKLQKLPPDQRQQVIQRLRQQNASSAQ; encoded by the coding sequence ATGACTAGCTTCCCGCGCTTGTTCGCTGCGGCGGCCCTGCTGGCCGGCCTGTGCTCTCCCGCCAGCCAGGCATCCCCGCCCAGCGACCCGCGCTGGGAACAACTCGGCGTAGAACAACAGCAAGTGCTGGCGCCGTTGGCGGGCGAATGGAACCGCTATTCCGCCGAGAAAAAACAACACCTGCTGGACATCGTGCCGCGTTACCGCGCGCTGCCGGCCGAGCAAAAACAGCGCGTGCAGCAAAACCTCAAAGCCTGGTCCGAACTGACCCCGCAGCAACGCCACGAAATCCGCGGCAACTGGGACAAGCTGCAAAAGCTGCCGCCGGATCAACGCCAGCAGGTGATCCAACGCCTGCGCCAACAAAACGCCTCTTCCGCCCAATGA
- a CDS encoding DUF3619 family protein, which yields MKHPHDSQGDHLPSHITRILDTRNTDPTPTQQAKLRQARMAAMERFDERVQQPMRLKEKVSLWVQRHTLLLRRGGAALGFALATGAGMLLLEGFLLETDVVDAAVLSQDIPLNALLEPHFSRGMHD from the coding sequence ATGAAACACCCCCACGATAGCCAGGGCGACCATCTGCCGTCCCATATCACCCGCATTCTCGACACCCGCAACACCGATCCCACGCCGACGCAACAAGCCAAGCTGCGCCAGGCCCGCATGGCCGCGATGGAGCGCTTCGACGAGCGCGTCCAGCAGCCGATGCGCCTGAAGGAAAAAGTGTCGTTATGGGTGCAGCGCCACACGCTGTTGCTGCGCCGCGGCGGCGCCGCGCTGGGTTTCGCGCTGGCCACCGGCGCCGGCATGCTGCTGCTGGAAGGCTTTTTGCTGGAAACCGATGTCGTCGACGCGGCCGTGCTGTCGCAGGACATCCCGCTCAACGCCCTGCTGGAGCCGCATTTCAGCCGGGGGATGCATGACTAG
- a CDS encoding RNA polymerase sigma factor yields MASRKEMADFLESVEKRAFKQALYAVRQEDNALDIVQDSMMKLADRYAHAPAEELPLIFQRILQNTIRDHYRRSKVRSFVSTLLSSLIPTHAEDDTLDPLETLDVAADEAHTNPEKWYQRKEVAEMIDASLQLLPARQREAFLLRYWEGLDVAETALVMGCSEGSVKTHCSRANHTLAAILAQKGVLL; encoded by the coding sequence ATGGCAAGCCGCAAAGAAATGGCCGACTTCCTCGAGTCGGTGGAGAAGCGCGCCTTCAAACAGGCGCTATACGCGGTGCGTCAGGAAGACAATGCGCTGGACATCGTGCAGGATTCGATGATGAAACTGGCCGACCGCTACGCTCACGCGCCGGCGGAAGAGCTGCCGCTGATCTTCCAGCGCATCCTGCAGAACACGATCCGCGATCACTATCGCCGCAGCAAGGTGCGCAGCTTTGTCAGCACCCTGCTGTCCTCGCTGATCCCCACTCACGCCGAAGACGACACCCTCGACCCGCTGGAGACGCTGGACGTCGCCGCCGACGAGGCGCACACCAATCCGGAAAAGTGGTATCAGCGCAAGGAAGTGGCCGAGATGATAGACGCCTCGCTGCAGCTCCTGCCAGCTCGTCAACGCGAGGCTTTTCTGCTGCGTTATTGGGAAGGACTGGATGTCGCCGAGACCGCCCTGGTGATGGGCTGCTCGGAAGGCAGCGTGAAGACCCACTGTTCGCGCGCCAACCACACCCTTGCCGCCATTCTCGCGCAGAAGGGAGTATTGCTATGA